From one Brachypodium distachyon strain Bd21 chromosome 4, Brachypodium_distachyon_v3.0, whole genome shotgun sequence genomic stretch:
- the LOC100830782 gene encoding putative disease resistance protein At1g59780 isoform X4: MGEVVASAATGALGAVVGKLATLASDEYKRLRGVPREIESLSRELDAMKAFLEKMSEAEEEADPRDKVWMNQVRELSYDAEDSIDDFVACVAARPDGFMGKIKNLVSRTIEDLKRQIDEVSQRNARYRPGESAASVSKKTKIDRRALVIFEDASKLVGVDGPKEEVIQLLADDGESTDSTQQQQQQPTKVVAIVGPGGLGKTTLANRVYEEIKEDFDCRAFLSVSQNPDIVRVMSKIFSQLTGYSADANEDLPQLITKIRDFLTDGNKRGMVGMLLMPFIIAT; this comes from the exons ATGGGGGAGGTTGTGGCGAGCGCGGCGACGGGGGCCTTGGGAGCCGTGGTGGGGAAGCTGGCGACCCTGGCCAGCGACGAGTACAAGCGCCTTCGGGGGGTCCCCCGAGAGATCGAGTCCCTCTCCCGCGAGCTCGACGCCATGAAGGCGTTCCTCGAGAAGAtgtcggaggcggaggaggaggccgaccCGCGGGACAAGGTGTGGATGAATCAGGTGCGGGAGCTCTCCTACGACGCCGAGGACAGCATCGACGACTTCGTGGCTTGCGTCGCCGCCAGGCCCGACGGCTTCATGGGCAAGATCAAGAACTTGGTGAGCCGGACCATCGAGGATCTGAAGAGACAGATCGACGAGGTTAGCCAGAGGAATGCCAGGTACAGGCCCGGCGAGTCCGCCGCTTCCGTCTCCAAAAAGACCAAG ATTGATCGCCGAGCTCTTGTCATTTTTGAGGATGCGTCGAAGCTCGTCGGAGTCGATGGACCGAAGGAAGAAGTGATTCAGCTGTtggccgacgacggcgagtCCACAGATTccacacagcagcagcagcaacagccaaCCAAGGTGGTCGCCATTGTTGGGCCCGGAGGATTGGGGAAGACGACTCTGGCGAACCGAGTGTATGAAGAGATCAAAGAGGACTTCGATTGCCGTGCTTTCTTGTCCGTGTCGCAGAATCCAGACATCGTGAGAGTTATGAGTAAAATTTTCAGCCAGTTGACGGGATACTCTGCTGATGCCAATGAAGACTTGCCGCAACTCATCACCAAGATTCGGGATTTCCTCACCGACGGAAATAAAAG GGGGATGGTGGGGATGCTCCTGATGCCGTTCATCATTGCCACCTGA
- the LOC100830782 gene encoding putative disease resistance protein At1g59780 isoform X1, with the protein MGEVVASAATGALGAVVGKLATLASDEYKRLRGVPREIESLSRELDAMKAFLEKMSEAEEEADPRDKVWMNQVRELSYDAEDSIDDFVACVAARPDGFMGKIKNLVSRTIEDLKRQIDEVSQRNARYRPGESAASVSKKTKIDRRALVIFEDASKLVGVDGPKEEVIQLLADDGESTDSTQQQQQQPTKVVAIVGPGGLGKTTLANRVYEEIKEDFDCRAFLSVSQNPDIVRVMSKIFSQLTGYSADANEDLPQLITKIRDFLTDGNKRYCFRSFLIGFSVDLLFDESELAMASKLNCLNLVTVVSINTFVIQSKCLYK; encoded by the exons ATGGGGGAGGTTGTGGCGAGCGCGGCGACGGGGGCCTTGGGAGCCGTGGTGGGGAAGCTGGCGACCCTGGCCAGCGACGAGTACAAGCGCCTTCGGGGGGTCCCCCGAGAGATCGAGTCCCTCTCCCGCGAGCTCGACGCCATGAAGGCGTTCCTCGAGAAGAtgtcggaggcggaggaggaggccgaccCGCGGGACAAGGTGTGGATGAATCAGGTGCGGGAGCTCTCCTACGACGCCGAGGACAGCATCGACGACTTCGTGGCTTGCGTCGCCGCCAGGCCCGACGGCTTCATGGGCAAGATCAAGAACTTGGTGAGCCGGACCATCGAGGATCTGAAGAGACAGATCGACGAGGTTAGCCAGAGGAATGCCAGGTACAGGCCCGGCGAGTCCGCCGCTTCCGTCTCCAAAAAGACCAAG ATTGATCGCCGAGCTCTTGTCATTTTTGAGGATGCGTCGAAGCTCGTCGGAGTCGATGGACCGAAGGAAGAAGTGATTCAGCTGTtggccgacgacggcgagtCCACAGATTccacacagcagcagcagcaacagccaaCCAAGGTGGTCGCCATTGTTGGGCCCGGAGGATTGGGGAAGACGACTCTGGCGAACCGAGTGTATGAAGAGATCAAAGAGGACTTCGATTGCCGTGCTTTCTTGTCCGTGTCGCAGAATCCAGACATCGTGAGAGTTATGAGTAAAATTTTCAGCCAGTTGACGGGATACTCTGCTGATGCCAATGAAGACTTGCCGCAACTCATCACCAAGATTCGGGATTTCCTCACCGACGGAAATAAAAGGTACTGCTTCAGATCCTTCTTAATTGGCTTTTCAGTCGACCTATTGTTTGATGAGTCAGAGCTTGCTATGGCATCCAAACTTAATTGTCTAAACTTAGTTACCGTTGTTTCAATTAATACATTTGTTATTCAGTCAAAGTGTTTGTACAAGtaa
- the LOC100830782 gene encoding putative disease resistance protein At1g59780 isoform X3 encodes MGEVVASAATGALGAVVGKLATLASDEYKRLRGVPREIESLSRELDAMKAFLEKMSEAEEEADPRDKVWMNQVRELSYDAEDSIDDFVACVAARPDGFMGKIKNLVSRTIEDLKRQIDEVSQRNARYRPGESAASVSKKTKIDRRALVIFEDASKLVGVDGPKEEVIQLLADDGESTDSTQQQQQQPTKVVAIVGPGGLGKTTLANRVYEEIKEDFDCRAFLSVSQNPDIVRVMSKIFSQLTGYSADANEDLPQLITKIRDFLTDGNKRYPSTLAAKAVFIAALMVVSFLE; translated from the exons ATGGGGGAGGTTGTGGCGAGCGCGGCGACGGGGGCCTTGGGAGCCGTGGTGGGGAAGCTGGCGACCCTGGCCAGCGACGAGTACAAGCGCCTTCGGGGGGTCCCCCGAGAGATCGAGTCCCTCTCCCGCGAGCTCGACGCCATGAAGGCGTTCCTCGAGAAGAtgtcggaggcggaggaggaggccgaccCGCGGGACAAGGTGTGGATGAATCAGGTGCGGGAGCTCTCCTACGACGCCGAGGACAGCATCGACGACTTCGTGGCTTGCGTCGCCGCCAGGCCCGACGGCTTCATGGGCAAGATCAAGAACTTGGTGAGCCGGACCATCGAGGATCTGAAGAGACAGATCGACGAGGTTAGCCAGAGGAATGCCAGGTACAGGCCCGGCGAGTCCGCCGCTTCCGTCTCCAAAAAGACCAAG ATTGATCGCCGAGCTCTTGTCATTTTTGAGGATGCGTCGAAGCTCGTCGGAGTCGATGGACCGAAGGAAGAAGTGATTCAGCTGTtggccgacgacggcgagtCCACAGATTccacacagcagcagcagcaacagccaaCCAAGGTGGTCGCCATTGTTGGGCCCGGAGGATTGGGGAAGACGACTCTGGCGAACCGAGTGTATGAAGAGATCAAAGAGGACTTCGATTGCCGTGCTTTCTTGTCCGTGTCGCAGAATCCAGACATCGTGAGAGTTATGAGTAAAATTTTCAGCCAGTTGACGGGATACTCTGCTGATGCCAATGAAGACTTGCCGCAACTCATCACCAAGATTCGGGATTTCCTCACCGACGGAAATAAAAG GTACCCGTCTACCCTGGCAGCCAAGGCAGTATTCATTGCGGCGCTGATGGTCGTCTCCTTCCTTGAGTAG
- the LOC100830782 gene encoding putative disease resistance protein At1g59780 isoform X2, whose product MGEVVASAATGALGAVVGKLATLASDEYKRLRGVPREIESLSRELDAMKAFLEKMSEAEEEADPRDKVWMNQVRELSYDAEDSIDDFVACVAARPDGFMGKIKNLVSRTIEDLKRQIDEVSQRNARYRPGESAASVSKKTKIDRRALVIFEDASKLVGVDGPKEEVIQLLADDGESTDSTQQQQQQPTKVVAIVGPGGLGKTTLANRVYEEIKEDFDCRAFLSVSQNPDIVRVMSKIFSQLTGYSADANEDLPQLITKIRDFLTDGNKSLLSVQVPVYPGSQGSIHCGADGRLLP is encoded by the exons ATGGGGGAGGTTGTGGCGAGCGCGGCGACGGGGGCCTTGGGAGCCGTGGTGGGGAAGCTGGCGACCCTGGCCAGCGACGAGTACAAGCGCCTTCGGGGGGTCCCCCGAGAGATCGAGTCCCTCTCCCGCGAGCTCGACGCCATGAAGGCGTTCCTCGAGAAGAtgtcggaggcggaggaggaggccgaccCGCGGGACAAGGTGTGGATGAATCAGGTGCGGGAGCTCTCCTACGACGCCGAGGACAGCATCGACGACTTCGTGGCTTGCGTCGCCGCCAGGCCCGACGGCTTCATGGGCAAGATCAAGAACTTGGTGAGCCGGACCATCGAGGATCTGAAGAGACAGATCGACGAGGTTAGCCAGAGGAATGCCAGGTACAGGCCCGGCGAGTCCGCCGCTTCCGTCTCCAAAAAGACCAAG ATTGATCGCCGAGCTCTTGTCATTTTTGAGGATGCGTCGAAGCTCGTCGGAGTCGATGGACCGAAGGAAGAAGTGATTCAGCTGTtggccgacgacggcgagtCCACAGATTccacacagcagcagcagcaacagccaaCCAAGGTGGTCGCCATTGTTGGGCCCGGAGGATTGGGGAAGACGACTCTGGCGAACCGAGTGTATGAAGAGATCAAAGAGGACTTCGATTGCCGTGCTTTCTTGTCCGTGTCGCAGAATCCAGACATCGTGAGAGTTATGAGTAAAATTTTCAGCCAGTTGACGGGATACTCTGCTGATGCCAATGAAGACTTGCCGCAACTCATCACCAAGATTCGGGATTTCCTCACCGACGGAAATAAAAG CCTGCTATCCGTACAGGTACCCGTCTACCCTGGCAGCCAAGGCAGTATTCATTGCGGCGCTGATGGTCGTCTCCTTCCTTGA
- the LOC104584833 gene encoding uncharacterized protein LOC104584833: MVENFYDCIENHDAGHHDGVESEVMVEDFYLEENGNWDTGHDGVKTKTCWSLRGWMYEERMSACWVAKWATFSDFAVADMKSKGNVKMCCPYDRCRNTVMHLPVDVEMHHGEVAVEVDSGFEEEHIEFNQSGEEYRGDDAMDEETPVDEAPRGWMGEMLDDVHLQNQLQDPDNATDEKKFQKLVEDANTPVYDNAGINNNVLEVTLELLRIKAKSGLSDKGFTEISSYLATVFPEGNKLPKSTYEAKNITCPLGLDVVKYHACPMDCIVYTGPHKNKGKCPICGTSRYKKKDGNHDEVDEEEVRKGRPAKIVWYLPMGSRFVRWFQNLKDAVKEEYFTLRAALLTCVHDYPANGNTSCQCTKGYKACTKCAENTISEMLPTSHKIVYMGHRRWLHPKDPWRLDAESFNGKEEHEGKLREKSGFEIYDIVKDLEVRSGKAENVKDKDGPDTSIWMMF; this comes from the exons ATGGTTGAAAATTTCTACGACTGCATCGAGAACCATGATGCTGGTCACCACGATGGTGTTGAAAGTGAAGTCATGGTTGAAGATTTCTACTTGGAAGAGAACGGGAACTGGGACACTGGTCATGATGGTGTTAAGACGAAGACATG CTGGTCTCTCCGTGGTTGGATGTATGAGGAGAGAATGTCGGCTTGTTGGGTAGCAAAATGGGCCACATTTTCTGATTTCGCGGTAGCTGATATGAAGAGTAAGGGCAATGtgaagatgtgttgtccataTGACAGATGTCGTAACACAGTGATGCACCTGCCTGTGGATGTTGAGATGCAC CACGGGGAGGTTGCGGTAGAAGTGGATAGTGGctttgaagaagaacacatagAGTTCAACCAAAGTGGTGAAGAATATCGTGGTGACGACGCCATGGATGAAGAAACACCAGTCGATGAAGCTCCGCGTGGTTGGATGGgggaaatgctagatgacgtGCACTTACAGAATCAACTGCAGGACCCCGACAATGCCACAGATGAGAAGAAGTTCCAGAAGCTAGtcgaggacgcaaacacaccagTGTATGACAATGCCGGCATCAACAATAATGTCCTAGAAGTGACACTTGAACTTCTTAGGATAAAGGCAAAATCTGGGCTTTctgacaagggcttcacggagATATCGAGTTACCTTGCTACAGTCTTTCCAGAGGGCAACAAATTGCctaagagcacatacgaggcgaagaataTTAcctgcccgcttggattagacGTTGTGAAATATCATGCATGTCCCATGGACTGCATTGTATACACGGGACCGCACAAAAACAAGGGCAAATGCCCAATATGTGGTACTTCAcgatacaagaagaaagatgGCAATCACGACGAAGTcgatgaggaagaagtgaggaaAGGTCGGCCGGCGAAGATCGTCTGGTATCTTCCGATGGGTAGTCGGTTTGTGCGTTGGTTTCAGAACTTGAAGGATGCG GTCAAGGAGGAATACTTCACCCTTAGAGCAGCATTGCTGActtgtgtgcatgactacccagCAAACGGTAATACATCATGCCAGTGCACAAAAGGGTACAAGGCATGTACAAAGTGCGCGGAGAATACAATATCGGAGATGTTGCCCACATCACACaaaattgtgtacatgggacaccgacgGTGGTTGCACCCTAAAGACCCGTGGAGGCTTGATGCGGAGAGCTTCAACGGAAAGGAAGAGCACGAGGGTAAACTTAGGGAAAAGTCTGGCTTTGAAATCTACGATATTGTCAAGGATCTAGAGGTTAGGTCTGGGAAAGCAGAAAATGTCAAAGATAAGGACGGCCCGGACACCTCCATATGGATGATGTTCtga